The following proteins are co-located in the Canis aureus isolate CA01 chromosome X, VMU_Caureus_v.1.0, whole genome shotgun sequence genome:
- the STK26 gene encoding serine/threonine-protein kinase 26 isoform X3 yields MAHSPVAVQVPGMQGSKLWIIMEYLGGGSALDLLRAGPFDEFQIATMLKEILKGLDYLHSEKKIHRDIKAANVLLSEQGDVKLADFGVAGQLTDTQIKRNTFVGTPFWMAPEVIQQSAYDSKADIWSLGITAIELAKGEPPNSDMHPMRVLFLIPKNNPPTLVGDFTKSFKEFIDACLNKDPSFRPTAKELLKHKFIVKNSKKTSYLTELIDRFKRWKAEGHSDDESDSEGSDSESTSRENNTHPEWSFTTVRKKPDPKKLQNGAEQDLVQTLSCLSMIITPAFAELKQQDENNASRNQAIEELEKSIAVAEAACPGITDKMVKKLIEKFQKCSADESP; encoded by the exons CTTCGAGCTGGTCCATTTGATGAGTTCCAGATTGCTACCATGCTAAAGGAAATTTTGAAAGGTCTGGACTATCtgcattcagaaaagaaaattcaccGAGACATAAAAG ctGCCAACGTCTTGCTGTCAGAACAAGGAGATGTTAAGCTTGCTGACTTTGGAGTTGCTGGCCAGCTGACAGATacacaaattaaaagaaataccTTTGTGGGAACACCATTTTGGATGGCTCCTGAAGTTATTCAACAGTCAGCTTATGACTCAAAA gCTGACATTTGGTCATTGGGAATCACTGCCATTGAGCTAGCCAAAGGAGAGCCACCTAATTCTGATATGCATCCAATGAGAGTTCTGTTTCTTATTCCAAAAAACAATCCTCCAACTCTTGTTGGAGACTTTACTAAGTCCTTTAAGGAATTTATTGATGCTTGCCTGAACAAAGATCCATCATTT CGTCCTACAGCCAAAGAACTTCTGAAACACAAATTCATtgtaaaaaattcaaagaagacTTCTTATCTGACCGAACTGATAGATCGATTTAAGAGATGGAAGGCAGAAGGGCACAGTGATGATGAATCTGATTCAGAGGGCTCTGATTC GGAATCCACCAGCAGAGAAAATAATACTCATCCCGAATGGAGCTTTACCACCGTGCGAAAGAAGCCTGATCCAAAGAAGCTACAGAATGGGGCA GAGCAAGATCTTGTGCAAACCCTGAGCTGTTTGTCTATGATAATCACACCTGCATTTGCTGAA CTTAAACAGCAGGATGAGAATAACGCTAGCAGGAATCAAGCCATTGAAGAACTTGAGAAAAGCATTGCTGTGGCTGAAGCCGCCTGTCCTGGCATCACTGATAAAATGGTGaagaaattaattgaaaaatttcaaaa gtgTTCAGCAGATGAATCCCCCTAA